One window of the Actinomycetota bacterium genome contains the following:
- a CDS encoding alpha/beta hydrolase, translated as MGAMRRLRPADLPLTERIAVPEGRVLELPDRGETFVVDVPGPSQDAPTLLLFHGLGTTTHLTWFTTIGALAERYRVVAFDQRWHGRGIRSERFRLDDCVDDAAALLDVLELPQVTAIGYSLGGALAQVFWRRHPDRVSAMVLCSTAMRWTGNIADRSFFALLRAANQLLRPTARERVHALAQGLPPVPEPLTGDVRASTSTFKSVRALRLPRSRSAMPSTPNPPRTRNRTAPSSYSTPGFARVGWEGSPRRSAGASQVGRRLAVQSLDWLE; from the coding sequence ATGGGTGCGATGCGCCGACTGCGCCCCGCCGACCTCCCGCTGACCGAGCGGATCGCCGTACCCGAGGGTCGCGTGCTGGAGCTGCCGGACCGCGGCGAGACCTTCGTCGTGGACGTCCCCGGTCCGAGCCAGGACGCCCCGACCCTGCTGCTGTTCCACGGGCTCGGCACCACGACCCACCTGACGTGGTTCACGACCATCGGGGCGCTCGCCGAGCGGTACCGGGTCGTCGCCTTCGATCAGCGCTGGCACGGGCGCGGGATCCGTAGCGAGCGGTTCCGGCTCGACGACTGCGTCGACGACGCCGCCGCGCTGCTGGACGTGTTGGAGCTGCCGCAGGTGACGGCGATCGGCTACTCGCTCGGCGGGGCGCTGGCGCAGGTGTTCTGGCGACGCCACCCGGACCGGGTGTCGGCCATGGTGTTGTGCTCGACCGCGATGAGGTGGACCGGCAACATCGCCGACCGGTCCTTCTTCGCCCTGCTCCGCGCGGCCAACCAACTGCTGCGCCCGACGGCGCGCGAGCGGGTTCACGCCCTCGCCCAGGGTCTGCCGCCGGTGCCGGAGCCGCTCACCGGCGACGTGCGGGCCAGCACCAGCACCTTCAAGAGCGTCCGCGCCTTGCGGCTGCCCAGATCCCGCTCGGCGATGCCGTCGACGCCGAACCCACCGAGGACGCGGAACCGCACGGCGCCATCTTCCTACTCGACGCCGGGCTTTGCACGCGTTGGGTGGGAGGGTTCACCTCGACGCAGCGCGGGTGCAAGTCAGGTAGGTAGGAGACTTGCGGTTCAGTCGCTTGACTGGCTGGAGTAG